The Leptospira bouyouniensis genome has a segment encoding these proteins:
- the ilvC gene encoding ketol-acid reductoisomerase, giving the protein MANIYYDDSCDLNLLKGKTIAVIGYGSQGHAQAQNMKDSGLKVIIGLRDGSKSVKEAKEAGFEVYNVAEASKKADIIQILAPDTIQADMYKADIEPNLTEGKALVFSHGFNIHYDLITPPKNVDVYMVAPKGPGHLVRRVYTEGGGVPCLIAIYQDATGQAKARALAHASGVGGGRAGILETSFREETETDLFGEQAVLCGGVANLIMSGFETLTEAGYDPEIAYFECLHEVKLITDLIYEGGLARMRFSISDTAEYGDYISGPRVIDAGVKARMKDVLTDIQKDKGAAFAKRWMADTKAGYPEYKKLKEKNAAHPIEAVGTKLRSMMKWLAK; this is encoded by the coding sequence ATGGCAAATATCTATTACGACGACAGTTGCGATCTCAATCTCCTTAAAGGTAAAACCATTGCAGTGATTGGCTACGGAAGCCAAGGTCACGCCCAAGCTCAAAACATGAAAGATTCTGGTTTGAAAGTCATTATTGGACTTCGCGATGGATCTAAATCAGTGAAAGAAGCGAAAGAAGCTGGTTTCGAAGTTTATAATGTAGCAGAAGCTTCTAAAAAAGCGGACATCATCCAAATCCTTGCTCCTGATACAATCCAAGCTGACATGTATAAGGCGGACATAGAACCAAACCTTACGGAAGGAAAGGCTCTTGTTTTCTCGCATGGATTTAACATCCACTACGATCTCATCACTCCTCCTAAAAACGTAGACGTGTATATGGTGGCTCCCAAAGGTCCAGGACATTTGGTTCGCCGTGTTTACACGGAAGGTGGTGGGGTTCCATGCCTCATCGCAATTTACCAAGATGCAACAGGCCAAGCAAAAGCTCGCGCACTCGCACATGCAAGTGGAGTTGGTGGAGGAAGAGCAGGAATTTTAGAAACCTCTTTCCGTGAAGAAACAGAAACAGACCTTTTTGGGGAACAAGCGGTTCTTTGTGGTGGTGTGGCAAACCTCATCATGAGTGGTTTTGAAACACTTACAGAAGCAGGATACGATCCAGAAATCGCTTACTTTGAATGTTTGCATGAAGTAAAACTCATCACTGACCTTATTTATGAAGGTGGACTAGCTCGTATGCGTTTTTCTATCTCTGATACTGCAGAGTATGGAGATTACATCAGTGGCCCACGTGTGATTGATGCAGGTGTGAAAGCTCGTATGAAAGATGTTCTGACTGACATCCAAAAAGACAAGGGTGCAGCGTTTGCAAAACGTTGGATGGCTGATACAAAAGCTGGATACCCTGAATACAAAAAACTCAAAGAAAAAAATGCGGCTCATCCTATCGAAGCAGTAGGAACAAAGCTACGTTCGATGATGAAGTGGCTCGCAAAGTAA
- a CDS encoding thiolase family protein, protein MKVTQKIVLAAPARTPFAQIGKALAQYPGHHLGKLVGEEVMKRSGLKPTDIDGVIVGEGFSNAPNSARVIANLMNLPLEIPCLTVANNCVSGLEAVAEASRRIMLGEGEVFLVIGEESQTSMPFVVKNARLNKKTNSLDSLVKLLPNDLPEGVELRDTLEDGLGDGETSYGMQVTAEILAQNYALPRETQDKVAYESFKRAFEATQEGRYKPYIMEVKDDEGNPLQADEAVLLREGLVKNPTRMGRAMLMFDNPAMKFDAWKEKYGKDLKKSHGPTVSIFNASPRSDGAAGIIVASEAAAKRLGLKAEAVVTGFKMKGVAPNLMGLGQAEATLGLLEEVGEKVENIDVIEIHEAFAATAVAALEEIKIRTGFDWEKNFDAKKINPNGGSIAIGHPFGATGVRLLHNAIMDFHENKDAKKVLVTACAHGGIAGSMIVERP, encoded by the coding sequence ATGAAAGTAACACAAAAGATTGTACTCGCAGCCCCTGCACGAACTCCTTTTGCACAAATAGGCAAGGCGCTCGCACAGTATCCAGGCCACCACTTAGGGAAACTAGTGGGTGAAGAAGTGATGAAACGCAGTGGTTTAAAACCAACTGACATTGACGGTGTGATCGTGGGAGAAGGATTCTCAAATGCACCAAACTCTGCTCGTGTGATTGCCAACCTCATGAACCTGCCTTTAGAAATTCCATGTTTGACAGTGGCAAACAATTGTGTATCTGGACTCGAAGCAGTTGCGGAAGCGTCTCGCCGAATTATGTTAGGTGAAGGTGAAGTCTTCCTCGTAATCGGTGAAGAATCCCAAACATCTATGCCTTTCGTTGTGAAAAATGCTCGCCTTAACAAAAAAACAAACAGCTTAGATTCACTTGTGAAACTCCTTCCAAACGACCTTCCTGAAGGAGTAGAACTTCGTGATACATTAGAAGATGGTCTTGGTGATGGGGAAACTTCTTACGGAATGCAAGTAACGGCAGAAATCCTCGCACAAAACTATGCACTCCCACGGGAAACTCAAGACAAAGTAGCATACGAATCTTTCAAAAGAGCATTCGAAGCAACACAAGAAGGTCGTTACAAACCATATATCATGGAAGTAAAAGACGATGAAGGAAACCCACTCCAAGCGGACGAAGCGGTTCTTCTTCGCGAAGGTCTTGTGAAAAACCCTACTCGTATGGGTCGCGCAATGCTTATGTTTGATAACCCAGCAATGAAATTTGATGCTTGGAAAGAAAAGTATGGAAAAGATTTGAAAAAATCGCACGGCCCTACTGTTTCCATCTTCAATGCAAGCCCACGTTCTGATGGAGCAGCGGGAATCATTGTCGCTTCTGAAGCAGCAGCAAAAAGACTCGGTCTCAAAGCAGAAGCAGTTGTAACAGGTTTCAAAATGAAAGGTGTTGCACCAAACCTTATGGGACTTGGGCAAGCAGAAGCAACTCTTGGTCTCCTTGAAGAAGTTGGCGAAAAAGTAGAAAACATCGATGTGATCGAAATCCATGAAGCATTTGCAGCAACTGCAGTAGCAGCTCTTGAAGAAATCAAAATCAGAACAGGTTTTGATTGGGAAAAGAACTTTGATGCCAAAAAGATCAACCCTAATGGTGGATCCATTGCCATTGGACACCCGTTTGGTGCTACAGGGGTTCGACTCCTACACAATGCGATCATGGACTTCCATGAAAACAAAGATGCAAAGAAAGTTCTCGTAACTGCTTGTGCACACGGTGGGATCGCAGGTTCAATGATTGTAGAAAGACCATAA
- a CDS encoding SH3 domain-containing protein, with protein MSGYKIFIYLLILCFAFPIFSQNHWDDYIAEKNIGSTYSIFGDNVNLRDSGNINGKVIKKLSLGSTAKILTKTNQILEQNSVKEYWYKVQVGEDTGYLWGGLIADYSFLLGDFMILCKNLGVKTRKLELKMIQGSKLISQGNWEVGPMSNETWEHTIYDPKQFSPNPNSLFAIKYLIFSEIEYGFTNEQVFILNQDFKILPQFSWNPGACDPPSCSETWLVFPKETLPEDKKILRKVIKGKENTIIEVTHGFDVEETNQHDFYQTEYIWKGNQFQRKEK; from the coding sequence ATGTCGGGTTACAAAATATTCATTTATCTTCTTATCCTTTGTTTCGCTTTCCCTATATTTTCGCAAAATCATTGGGATGATTATATTGCTGAAAAGAATATTGGATCCACCTATTCAATATTTGGTGACAATGTTAATCTCAGGGATTCTGGAAACATAAATGGAAAGGTCATCAAAAAACTATCCCTTGGTAGTACGGCAAAAATCCTCACAAAAACGAACCAAATTCTAGAACAGAATTCAGTCAAAGAATACTGGTACAAAGTACAAGTGGGCGAAGATACAGGTTACCTTTGGGGAGGGTTGATTGCTGATTATTCATTTCTTCTCGGTGATTTTATGATCCTTTGTAAAAATTTAGGTGTTAAAACACGCAAACTCGAATTAAAAATGATCCAAGGTTCAAAGCTGATTAGCCAAGGCAATTGGGAGGTTGGACCTATGAGTAATGAAACGTGGGAACATACAATTTATGATCCAAAACAATTTTCACCCAATCCAAATTCATTATTTGCTATCAAATATTTAATCTTTTCAGAAATTGAGTATGGTTTTACAAATGAACAAGTATTCATTTTGAATCAGGATTTTAAAATTTTACCACAATTTTCCTGGAATCCTGGTGCATGTGACCCTCCTTCATGTTCAGAAACTTGGTTGGTGTTTCCAAAAGAAACCTTACCTGAAGATAAAAAAATATTACGCAAAGTAATAAAAGGAAAAGAGAACACGATCATCGAGGTGACGCATGGTTTTGATGTTGAAGAAACAAACCAACATGACTTTTACCAAACCGAATATATATGGAAAGGAAATCAGTTTCAAAGAAAGGAAAAATAA
- a CDS encoding DUF2237 family protein, which yields MDESINVLGGPLLPCSTDPLTGFFRDGCCNTSDEDFGSHTVCVLATKEFLESQKESGNDLITPWPQYAFPGVKPGERWCLCASRWLEAYRNGVAPKVFLESTHKRALEIIPLELLERFAVEPID from the coding sequence ATGGACGAATCAATCAACGTACTCGGTGGACCACTTTTACCCTGTTCAACTGATCCTTTGACAGGATTTTTTCGTGATGGGTGTTGTAATACTTCTGACGAAGATTTTGGATCCCATACAGTTTGTGTCTTAGCAACTAAAGAATTTTTGGAATCCCAAAAAGAATCAGGGAACGATCTAATCACACCATGGCCGCAATATGCATTTCCTGGAGTAAAGCCAGGGGAACGTTGGTGTTTGTGCGCATCTAGATGGTTAGAAGCTTATCGAAATGGGGTTGCGCCTAAAGTATTTTTAGAATCAACCCACAAACGAGCATTAGAGATTATTCCTTTGGAGCTACTGGAACGATTTGCAGTAGAACCTATCGATTAA
- a CDS encoding M23 family metallopeptidase: protein MKKLILIFCLIVTELSASPELVGKEECLAENTCTILVPIENGFELYLKNKNPNLDIFRSVEFNLSVKNLKITQEFPKFFVLRDGEPVFVTKLLVEDPTKSNFYSISIRVSNGDWDAVHDDSFTYSLPFSDGIRARVGQGYNGGFTHSENLKYSIDFTIPVGTPIHAARKGTVISFAKKYSEGGVRKDLLSKANFIMIQHEDGTIANYAHLKKDGVVVEIGDKVEEGQLIGYSGNTGFSQGPHLHFEVHKLTKDFQLMTIPTQFRTQYSDREFISHLYMYWKPRRGIDPPKTEILEEDILLCKSNGQDILTKCRDTNFRLGDRYAIQLEYIKPTKNQIELFLSIDGNSVEPFYLKWITQKESVIEFRIFEIPKRSSFIGKWKMLVKVNGEEKKIFFFQVNA from the coding sequence GTGAAAAAGTTAATATTGATTTTTTGTTTAATAGTTACAGAGTTATCAGCTTCACCAGAGTTAGTTGGTAAAGAAGAGTGCCTTGCTGAAAATACCTGTACAATTCTTGTTCCAATTGAAAATGGATTTGAATTGTATCTTAAAAATAAAAATCCTAATTTAGATATATTTCGATCTGTTGAATTCAATTTATCAGTTAAAAACTTAAAAATAACACAAGAATTCCCTAAGTTTTTTGTTTTAAGAGATGGTGAACCCGTATTTGTTACTAAACTTTTGGTTGAAGATCCAACTAAATCAAATTTTTACTCAATTTCAATCAGGGTGAGCAATGGAGATTGGGACGCTGTACATGATGATTCTTTTACATATTCACTACCATTTTCAGATGGAATACGTGCGAGAGTAGGCCAAGGTTATAATGGTGGATTTACGCATTCGGAAAATTTGAAATACTCAATCGATTTTACAATCCCAGTAGGAACGCCAATACATGCAGCACGCAAAGGAACAGTTATTTCTTTTGCGAAAAAGTACTCTGAGGGTGGAGTTCGTAAAGATTTACTTTCAAAAGCAAATTTTATCATGATCCAACATGAAGATGGTACAATCGCCAATTATGCCCACTTGAAAAAAGATGGAGTGGTTGTCGAAATCGGAGACAAAGTGGAAGAAGGTCAATTAATTGGTTACTCGGGTAACACTGGTTTTTCGCAGGGTCCACACCTTCATTTCGAAGTGCATAAACTGACAAAAGATTTTCAATTGATGACCATACCCACACAGTTCCGCACACAATATTCCGATAGAGAATTTATTTCTCATTTATATATGTATTGGAAACCTAGAAGAGGGATTGATCCGCCAAAAACTGAAATATTGGAAGAAGATATTTTACTTTGTAAATCCAATGGACAAGATATATTAACTAAATGTAGAGATACAAATTTTCGGTTAGGTGATCGATATGCGATTCAATTAGAATACATAAAACCTACCAAAAATCAAATTGAACTTTTTCTAAGTATCGATGGTAACTCCGTAGAACCTTTTTATTTGAAATGGATTACTCAAAAAGAAAGTGTAATCGAATTTCGAATCTTCGAAATACCCAAAAGGTCCAGTTTTATCGGAAAATGGAAAATGCTCGTAAAGGTAAATGGCGAAGAAAAAAAGATATTTTTTTTCCAAGTGAATGCATAA
- a CDS encoding M23 family metallopeptidase — protein sequence MRIWFFLVTLIYPLGLLYANEPLSYCSMNRVCVDFVPNRKGVDVYFHNKIATNVTETSLSVNAIVKNMKSSVPLPLVTILKGKKRKKLFQLKTIQNQKKVSYKIQYKWILGNYNVTHNSHYIYDLPFDSKLKVRVFQGYHGKKTHSGDNRFSIDFGLKEDDLVTAARSGIVIDTEEKNNEGGFDPKFQQSANFVKIKHDDGTIAEYAHLRYMGVLVKKGQYVGIGTLLGYAGSTGYSEGPHLHFEVYQPTRSLRKKTIPTRFRTQSAEAEYLTEGMLVWRRETSAPIEKKLVDVDQILLCDNLDVTSTNLCDQTTFSKLAPIYISLPILKPDVYTFQLNLRKKDSNVLYEYGWESKKEDWVSSFMIPIQDFQEPLEGDWTLNVSANHVFQKKIEFQITSLK from the coding sequence ATGAGAATTTGGTTTTTTTTGGTAACACTCATTTATCCCTTAGGGTTGTTATATGCAAATGAACCTCTTTCTTATTGTTCAATGAATCGTGTATGTGTAGATTTTGTACCCAATCGTAAAGGTGTAGATGTCTATTTTCACAATAAAATTGCGACTAATGTAACTGAAACCTCTCTTTCGGTGAATGCGATTGTTAAAAATATGAAGAGTTCTGTTCCTCTGCCTCTTGTAACGATCCTAAAAGGAAAAAAGAGAAAAAAACTGTTCCAATTAAAAACCATTCAAAACCAGAAAAAAGTATCTTATAAAATTCAATACAAATGGATCCTTGGGAATTACAATGTAACACATAATTCGCACTATATATATGACTTACCGTTTGATTCAAAATTGAAGGTCAGGGTATTCCAAGGTTATCATGGAAAAAAAACACATTCGGGAGACAATCGGTTTTCAATCGACTTTGGATTAAAGGAAGATGATTTGGTAACAGCTGCAAGGTCTGGAATTGTCATTGATACGGAAGAGAAAAACAATGAGGGTGGATTTGATCCCAAATTCCAACAGTCTGCAAATTTTGTAAAAATCAAACATGATGATGGAACCATTGCCGAATATGCACATTTACGTTATATGGGTGTATTAGTCAAAAAAGGCCAATACGTAGGAATCGGAACCTTGCTTGGTTATGCGGGAAGTACGGGTTATAGTGAGGGCCCACACCTTCATTTTGAAGTATACCAACCAACTCGTTCACTACGCAAAAAAACGATACCTACTCGATTTAGAACACAATCAGCTGAGGCAGAGTATTTAACCGAAGGCATGCTTGTTTGGCGGAGAGAAACTTCGGCGCCCATTGAGAAGAAATTAGTTGATGTAGACCAAATTCTTTTATGTGACAATTTGGATGTAACTTCGACAAATTTGTGTGACCAAACTACTTTTTCAAAATTGGCTCCAATTTATATCTCTCTTCCCATTTTAAAACCTGATGTTTATACTTTTCAATTGAATTTACGTAAAAAAGATAGTAATGTGTTATACGAATATGGTTGGGAATCCAAGAAGGAAGATTGGGTGTCGTCATTTATGATTCCGATACAGGATTTTCAAGAACCGCTGGAAGGTGATTGGACCTTAAATGTTTCAGCAAATCATGTTTTTCAAAAGAAAATCGAATTTCAGATAACGAGTTTAAAGTGA
- a CDS encoding glutathione S-transferase N-terminal domain-containing protein codes for MSAKLYTFPISHFSEKARWGLDLANYPYELNPLIPGQHIQTLKPIVSDLYVPVLETDSGVIQGSSSILDLVEEKAFGKKATDEERQMEEKIDNQIGKSLQTLLYHFILDYPDIVGKLFLLQPTTLEETVGPPEHFELIALSLKRRYKITPKNLEVVKLALDECSKELIQIYKSKKYFNGNTFGRVDLTLASLMGMLSEPKESPAYPWFTSVKMPESFIQWRNELGYDVLFEKIREFYKDFRIQSK; via the coding sequence ATGAGTGCAAAGTTATATACATTCCCAATTTCTCACTTTTCTGAAAAAGCAAGATGGGGACTTGATTTAGCAAATTATCCTTACGAGCTAAACCCACTAATTCCCGGCCAACATATCCAAACATTAAAACCAATCGTGAGTGATTTGTATGTGCCTGTATTAGAAACAGATTCAGGTGTTATACAAGGCTCTAGTTCTATTCTAGATCTAGTAGAGGAAAAAGCATTTGGTAAAAAAGCAACAGACGAAGAGAGACAAATGGAGGAAAAAATAGACAACCAAATTGGGAAAAGCTTACAAACTCTTTTATACCATTTCATTTTAGATTATCCAGATATTGTTGGAAAATTGTTTTTGTTACAACCAACTACACTTGAAGAAACAGTTGGACCACCAGAACATTTTGAATTAATAGCCTTATCTCTCAAACGTAGGTATAAAATCACACCCAAAAACTTAGAAGTCGTCAAACTCGCATTAGATGAATGTTCAAAAGAACTCATCCAAATTTATAAATCAAAAAAATATTTTAATGGAAATACTTTTGGAAGAGTGGATTTAACACTTGCAAGCCTAATGGGAATGTTATCGGAACCAAAAGAATCACCTGCCTATCCTTGGTTTACTTCAGTCAAAATGCCTGAATCGTTTATCCAATGGAGAAACGAACTTGGTTATGATGTCTTGTTTGAAAAAATAAGAGAATTTTACAAAGATTTTCGAATCCAATCTAAATAA
- the cutA gene encoding divalent-cation tolerance protein CutA: MDIDTKYVTIYTTFPSKEEAKQTAKSVISEHLAACANLVDKTESIYVWNDVLEETNEVICFLKTTIEKSDSLMQRIKELHSYEVPCIVVWPILNGNLDYLDWIRKSL, encoded by the coding sequence ATGGATATAGACACAAAATATGTGACCATTTATACGACGTTTCCATCAAAGGAAGAAGCAAAACAGACAGCAAAGAGTGTGATTTCAGAACATTTGGCAGCTTGTGCGAATCTCGTGGATAAAACAGAATCGATTTATGTCTGGAACGATGTTTTAGAAGAAACGAACGAAGTGATTTGTTTTTTAAAAACAACGATAGAAAAATCAGATTCACTGATGCAAAGGATCAAAGAATTACATTCTTATGAAGTGCCTTGCATCGTTGTTTGGCCCATTCTAAACGGAAATTTGGATTATTTAGATTGGATTCGAAAATCTTTGTAA
- a CDS encoding NADase-type glycan-binding domain-containing protein yields MNRRISKFTVLVACICLPLFSQSLNPPTITSTSQLQPKSKKYTPVFAMDGKLKTSWVEGVDGEGVGETLQIKYKSPINFRSLSIYNGFGDPKLWAANNRIKKLKITTETGNEEIVTLKDSLSRQVIEFKNEIRAKEISLTIQEVYKGTNSENTAIAELMFDSEQAGSALVPPKNTWAIGKWKTKSNIARIQLHNDGTCEMGYETAKMLCTWTEKGDKVIVSLEATLPLTNTDILEIKRRGNATDPTIEINGKHEFILNRDEV; encoded by the coding sequence ATGAATCGTCGTATTTCTAAATTCACAGTACTCGTCGCGTGTATCTGTTTACCACTCTTTTCACAATCATTAAATCCCCCTACCATCACATCCACAAGCCAACTCCAACCAAAATCCAAAAAATACACACCCGTATTTGCCATGGATGGAAAACTAAAAACGAGTTGGGTAGAGGGTGTAGACGGAGAAGGAGTTGGAGAAACGCTACAAATCAAATACAAATCTCCTATCAACTTCCGATCACTTTCTATTTACAATGGGTTTGGTGATCCTAAACTTTGGGCTGCCAATAATCGCATCAAAAAACTTAAAATCACAACCGAAACTGGTAATGAAGAAATTGTCACTTTAAAAGACTCTCTTTCCAGACAGGTGATAGAATTTAAGAATGAAATTCGTGCAAAAGAAATATCTTTAACCATCCAAGAAGTTTATAAAGGAACCAATTCTGAAAATACAGCAATCGCAGAACTAATGTTTGATTCCGAGCAAGCTGGATCTGCCCTCGTTCCTCCTAAAAATACATGGGCCATTGGAAAGTGGAAAACAAAATCCAATATCGCAAGGATCCAACTTCATAACGACGGAACTTGTGAAATGGGTTACGAGACAGCAAAAATGTTATGCACTTGGACTGAAAAAGGTGACAAAGTCATCGTGAGCTTAGAAGCGACATTGCCTTTAACAAATACTGATATTTTAGAAATCAAAAGAAGAGGAAATGCAACTGATCCTACCATTGAAATTAATGGAAAACACGAATTTATCCTAAACCGAGACGAAGTGTAA
- a CDS encoding DegT/DnrJ/EryC1/StrS family aminotransferase codes for MSTETIQRPIRKEKNIEFFKPTLSREDLKGVLECLVEEHLSTGEIVERFEKTFCHTFKIKYAISTNSLTSAYHLALLALGVKAGDTVLLSSYAPISALDAIFLIQAKPVIVDLKRNSFHPCPEEFLRRKNESGAKFALFDHSFGSLIRLNEYSIEGLEVIEDFTEAIGATSESITVGKQSKIAICGLSAENIITTGNGAMIITSESNLANAIKSYKSGSSAKRNFGEPKYDYNLVDYQAALGIEQLSKLGVILERKKKIASAYLQAVQNSRLETYFQNSNEDTFQRFPIIVSGQNYEEIQRYFKSIHIGTQRTVEEPLHRVLEENHLQFPNAERLFQRGHCIPIYPNLTKDNVQRIATAIRRIY; via the coding sequence ATGAGCACCGAAACAATACAAAGACCGATTCGAAAAGAAAAAAATATCGAATTCTTCAAACCTACCCTTTCTAGAGAAGATCTGAAGGGTGTTTTAGAATGTCTCGTGGAAGAACATCTTTCCACCGGTGAAATTGTAGAACGTTTTGAAAAAACGTTTTGCCATACTTTTAAAATTAAATACGCTATCTCTACCAATTCCTTAACATCAGCATATCATCTCGCCTTGCTTGCATTAGGTGTAAAAGCTGGTGACACAGTTTTATTATCAAGTTATGCACCAATCTCTGCTTTGGATGCAATTTTTTTAATCCAAGCAAAACCAGTGATTGTCGACTTAAAACGAAATTCATTCCATCCTTGCCCAGAAGAATTTTTACGTAGAAAAAATGAATCAGGTGCAAAGTTTGCTTTATTTGATCATAGTTTTGGATCACTCATACGTTTGAATGAGTATTCCATTGAAGGGTTGGAGGTGATTGAAGATTTCACTGAGGCCATTGGTGCTACATCTGAATCCATCACAGTTGGAAAACAATCCAAGATTGCTATCTGCGGACTTAGCGCAGAAAACATCATTACAACTGGAAATGGTGCAATGATCATCACTTCTGAAAGTAATTTAGCAAATGCGATTAAGTCTTACAAGTCAGGATCCTCGGCCAAACGTAATTTTGGTGAACCTAAGTATGATTATAATTTAGTGGATTACCAAGCGGCACTTGGGATTGAACAATTATCAAAACTTGGTGTGATTTTAGAACGAAAGAAAAAAATTGCATCTGCTTATTTACAAGCCGTACAAAACTCTCGACTTGAAACATATTTCCAAAATTCAAATGAGGATACGTTCCAAAGATTTCCAATCATAGTTTCCGGTCAAAATTATGAAGAGATCCAAAGATACTTTAAATCCATTCATATAGGAACACAGCGGACAGTTGAAGAACCACTCCACAGAGTTTTGGAAGAAAACCATCTACAGTTCCCAAATGCGGAGAGATTATTTCAAAGAGGGCATTGTATTCCGATTTATCCAAACTTAACAAAAGATAATGTGCAAAGGATTGCTACTGCTATCCGACGCATCTATTGA
- a CDS encoding valine--pyruvate transaminase, giving the protein MTETMDQIYSSWANRLRKNQGIRSLMDDLGKATGHPDEILLGGGNPAHIPEAEEIFQDVFASLAKDPNVKSLLGDYQAPIGNDHFREVAAEYLSPLLQSNLKKENIAFLNGSQNAYSYLLNLHAGPMEDGSFKKILLPIVPEYIGYADQTINEGTFIANPPNVVPTGKNRFRYELDKRSFDLTDVGALAISRPTNPTGNILSLSDLEWMEEKTKPKNIPLLIDLAYGNPFPNLIGNEAPIHYESGRTISLSFSKIGLPGVRLGILISDSDTIETVSSFSAVGNLAVGNLGVYMMELLFQRDILPKLSINILRPFYEAKRDQALALFTTAFQKMGVDYEIHDPMGGFFLWIRFPSLSISNQKLYHLCKDKRLFIVSGHYFFPGLNTDFSHTEECIRLTYCRKEEELARGAQILAEIVASHQAKSK; this is encoded by the coding sequence ATGACCGAAACCATGGACCAAATTTACTCCTCCTGGGCCAATCGACTCCGAAAGAACCAAGGGATTCGTTCTCTCATGGACGATTTGGGAAAAGCAACTGGCCATCCAGATGAAATCCTACTTGGTGGGGGAAACCCTGCCCATATCCCTGAAGCAGAAGAGATCTTCCAGGATGTGTTTGCTTCTTTGGCAAAAGATCCCAATGTAAAGTCTCTACTCGGTGACTACCAAGCACCGATTGGCAATGACCACTTCAGAGAAGTCGCAGCAGAGTATTTATCTCCACTCCTCCAATCCAATCTAAAAAAAGAAAACATCGCTTTTTTGAATGGAAGCCAAAATGCATATTCATATCTTCTCAATCTTCACGCAGGTCCTATGGAGGATGGAAGTTTTAAAAAGATACTTTTGCCGATTGTCCCAGAATACATTGGTTATGCGGACCAAACGATTAATGAAGGTACATTTATCGCAAACCCACCAAACGTTGTACCAACGGGAAAAAATCGATTCCGTTACGAGTTGGACAAAAGATCATTTGATTTGACAGATGTTGGTGCACTTGCTATCTCGCGGCCTACCAATCCAACTGGCAACATCCTATCCCTTTCCGACTTGGAATGGATGGAAGAAAAAACAAAACCCAAAAATATCCCATTACTCATCGATTTAGCTTATGGAAATCCATTCCCCAACTTAATTGGGAACGAAGCACCAATCCATTATGAAAGTGGACGAACCATTTCCTTAAGTTTTTCAAAGATTGGCTTACCTGGTGTGCGATTGGGAATTTTGATTTCGGATTCAGATACAATCGAAACTGTTTCTTCCTTTTCTGCGGTGGGAAACCTTGCTGTTGGGAATTTGGGGGTGTATATGATGGAGCTTCTATTCCAAAGGGATATCCTTCCCAAATTATCGATAAACATCTTACGTCCGTTTTATGAAGCAAAACGTGATCAAGCGTTAGCGTTATTCACTACTGCCTTTCAAAAAATGGGTGTGGACTACGAAATCCATGATCCAATGGGAGGGTTTTTCCTTTGGATTCGATTCCCTTCCCTCTCTATTTCGAATCAAAAATTGTATCACCTTTGTAAAGATAAACGGCTCTTCATCGTATCAGGACATTATTTCTTTCCTGGACTAAACACTGATTTTTCGCATACGGAAGAATGCATACGTTTGACATATTGCCGTAAGGAAGAAGAATTAGCCAGGGGAGCCCAAATCCTTGCAGAAATTGTGGCCTCTCATCAGGCGAAATCCAAATGA